The following is a genomic window from Manihot esculenta cultivar AM560-2 chromosome 9, M.esculenta_v8, whole genome shotgun sequence.
GTAGCTTGTTATATTCTTTATATTGCACCTTTAAAATGTGGGATTTTGACGTTGTTTTTTAGGCAGCAAGGAGGCAGTAACAGGTGGGATATCTATTAACACGAGGAGAGCTGACAAGGTCTTCCCACTTCTAAAAGTTTGAATTTCCGCTTCACGCAAGTTTGCGTCTATTAGAGTTGCATGGTTTTTGAGATTTTGAATAGAATCGAAAAATTCTATCAAATTTAACCAAttgaaaaagaaacgataatgtAGAAATCGACTcgtattgaattgaatttatttaactatttaattttaattctgattatttattaaaaatcatattaaaatcaaactgaaactGTACTAAGaactgattatatatatatattaaataatttataatgatattataattctaatgtataattctaataatatgttttatatatcatacaatttcaataaaattacataCATATAATggcaatattatttaattactaaATACTTCCTACCATTTTATTTAGCCAATTTAGttaattgattataatttattttatttaaatagattatatatatgtaatacTGTTGAATTATActattagaatataaattactagaataattatatatatatatatatatatatatatatatatatatatatatatataacttattGATGACAGCTAAGCTCGAAATGCTTGGGCATGATGAAGCCCAAATTAGAAAGATTGGGCCTAAGCTTCAAAAGGGTCCAATACGCGGCTTTAAACCTCCTGCGGGACTAGAGGCTGTCCAGGCAAATTAGGCCAGACGTGAATCCATCCTTAGGATCCTAGCCCTGAATATCCATACCCCTCATAGTAAAACAGACTCCGTGATGCTCGAGATCATGTTCAGGTGGCGCGgatggaattaaatggccacctGACGAAAGAGAAGAAGGACGTCGTACGTCTATATGTACTTTCAACATGACTGTGGTAGGAAAGTACAGATATAGAACGACGGTTACACGTTACTAAAAgacaaaagagaaagagaataaagggacacaaaaggaaaaaaaaaactaagctTACCAAAATACACCCTTAGCTTAGACCCATTCTTGGATCTCAGACATCAATTGGCACCGTTTGTGGGAAAGAAGGAGATCTTATTGTCACCGGAATTCTTATTTCTattcacccattgagatccacatggccaaCCATAGCGAAAACCATATAGGAATCATCCCAAACGGCCTGAGTTCAACTTAGGAAGGTTTGCAGTTCTCATTCTCTAGCCCAACAGCTCCAGTAAATCAGCGACCCATGTTGCTTAAaccttcaccaagcttaaccagGACCATGCCTCGAACCTCCCTATCTGACTAAGAATATCAGAGCATGGCCCTCTAGTTGCAAAACACTGCCCACTGGTCAAGCCAGATGTTACAGCAAAGAGGGCTTAGTACCCCATTAAGTAGACCACCCTTAGCAGAAGGGCTCAACCTCATCATCGTTTGTAAAATGGATTCAATAGGAGACAATACCGAAGAAGTTCATAATGCCAACCTTGGCAGCCTATGATGGGATGGAAAACCCCCGAGAGCATGTTTTGAACTATAAGATATTTATGGAGTTGCAGACTCATTTGGATGCCTTGATGTCTAAGGTCTTTCTGACCACCCTAACAGGACCAGCTAGGGCGTGGTTCAATATCTTAGAGTCAGGGAGAATTAGGAATTTCATAGACCTGACCAACGTATTTATTAGTAGATTCATTGCTGGAGTTCCCGTGGAGAGAAAGATGAGCTACTTAGAGACCGTCCAACAAAGGTGGAATGAATCTCTGAGAGAATATGTTGCCAAGTTCAACTCAAAAGCTTTACATATACCTGAACTGGATGAGAGAAGGGTAGTAGAGGTCATGCAGAAAGGCACGACCTCTCTAGAATTCTTTGGGTCGTTGTGCACAAAGCCACCCACCACCTTGTCAGAGTTAATGAAGAGAGTTGAAAAGTATATAAGACAAGATGATGCCTTCACAACCAGCCAGTTTGCCAGGGATGACAGAGATAGGGGAAGAGCAGAGGATGACAGAAGGCAAGATAGGCTGGAGAGAAGGTAGGACCGGGGCTTGGAGGCGCTGAACAAACATCAATGGGAAAGAAAGGAGCAAAGACCTTATCAGCCTCGAGTTTCTGCCGAAGTCACTCCTTTAAATGCATCTAGAGCCGAAATGCTCATAGCAGTTCAAGATAAGGACTTTGTGCAATGGCCCAAACCCATGAGAGCTGATGCAAATAAAAGGGACCTAGATAAATACTGCCAATATCACCGGACACATAGCCACAACACCGATGACTGCTATCAACTGATAAATGAGAAAGAGAGGCTGATTAAGAGAGGCCATCTTAAGAATTTCATGAAGAAGCTGGAAGGGCAAAGGCCACAGCAAGGAGCGACCGGAGAAAGAAACTAGAGGAAGATTGGAGAACTAGTAAATGACGGCTCCAGTAGAACCATCAATATGATCATGGGAGGAATTAGAGGCCGTATCAGCCAAAGGGGGAGGAAGAGAGGCCGGATTGAGAACGAAAGCAGTGCGGAGGTAATGCAAGTCACTAAGCACACTCTAATGACTATCTCTTTCTCCCCTGAAGATGCACAGGGGGTACAGACGGCCCGCAACAATGCCCTAGTCATTGAGGCAGTCATTCATAACTTCAAGGTTCACAAGGTGTTGGTTGATGCTAGCAGCAAAGTGAACCTGTTACCCTACCGAGCCTTACAGCAGATGAAAATACTTGAAGAGCAGCTCGTTAGGGACCAAGCCCAATCAATGGGATaggtgttagtgtatatgcc
Proteins encoded in this region:
- the LOC110623225 gene encoding uncharacterized protein LOC110623225, translating into MTAKLEMLGHDEAQIRKIGPKLQKGPIRGFKPPAGLEAVQTHLDALMSKVFLTTLTGPARAWFNILESGRIRNFIDLTNVFISRFIAGVPVERKMSYLETVQQRWNESLREYVAKFNSKALHIPELDERRVVEVMQKGTTSLEFFGSLCTKPPTTLSELMKRVEKYIRQDDAFTTSQFARDDRDRGRAEDDRRQDRLERR